Sequence from the Thermomonas sp. HDW16 genome:
TGCAGGCGTTCGCAGCCCAGTCGCTTCGCTTCGACCTTCAACCAGTCCAGCATCGCCTTGCCGTAACCGCGGCTGCGCACGCCGGCATCGGTGACCAGGTCGTCGACATACACATGCTTGCCGACGGCCAGCATCTCCATCACCCGCCAACAGGCGAAGGCACGCGGTATGCCTTCGTCGTACAGCACGCTGGCGCGGCAACCGTCGGTCGCGATCTGCCGCAGCACCTGCGCCACATAGCCTTCGCCGTCGAATTCGGGACGTAGCTGCTGTACCACCGGCCAGGCGGCGCGCAGTGCATCGGCATCGGCGGCATCGCGGATTTCGATCGTGCCCGCCATCGTTACCAGCTGTAGAGCTTGTAGTAGGTCATCGGCGCTTCGCCCTTGCTCCAGTCCAGCTTGCCGTCGCCATCGCGGTCGTAGACG
This genomic interval carries:
- a CDS encoding GNAT family N-acetyltransferase → MAGTIEIRDAADADALRAAWPVVQQLRPEFDGEGYVAQVLRQIATDGCRASVLYDEGIPRAFACWRVMEMLAVGKHVYVDDLVTDAGVRSRGYGKAMLDWLKVEAKRLGCERLQLDSGTGRKDAHAFYLREGLRIEAFHFGIKLD